A genome region from Euphorbia lathyris chromosome 4, ddEupLath1.1, whole genome shotgun sequence includes the following:
- the LOC136225456 gene encoding uncharacterized protein isoform X2, with translation MLSKFFQKNTQQPPSPSAKVGEENDAKGILRPKDINPRVDVHYGIPSSASILAFDPIQSLLAVGTMDGRIKVIGGDNVEGLIVSPKQLSFKNLEFLINQGFLVSITSENEIQVWDLEQRQLTSVLRWESNITAFSVICGSSYMYVGDEFGMVYVLKYDLEGAKLIQLPYYVPTDAISEASGTDSADNHSVVGLLPQPSSQGNRLLIAYNDGLIVLWDVTEDKVILTKGNKDLQLKTKTMADFHKGMGHGLSDNISEYEHVEKEISALCWTSMSGSVLAVGYVDGDIMLWNLSTAAADEKSEKSSSDVVKLQLSTDERRLPVIVLHWSSDSSHNDCGGQLFVYGGDAIGSEEVLTILSIDWSSGLGALKSTGRIDLTLNGSFADMVVLSSHCGSNTKGALVLTNPGQLHFYDDACFASLMSEQHKQQNFVSSMQYPMLIPVVEPYMIVGKLGLVHKDGKFSKALSKKILSVKVQVVHAQRTMNWPLTGGIPCQPLDAENCEVERVYIAGYQDGSVRIWDATCPTFSLVYVIEPEVKGIDIVDAGAPVSALEFCSFTLSLAIGNEIGMVRLCKLVGSKTEMSLTFVKETEKEVHTLHQGDGPQCTAIFSFFTSPISTLKFANFGTRLAVGFHCGKVAMLDLSTLSVLFVTDSLSNPGTPVKFMALKSLSDSISLRSNPEDIESKVKVDHPKSEVLIMTKDAHIFSIDDSTGSVVCSQSLQHQKELTVVSVHLIEVENSIFEVSNHSSETTKKNETKSVPHQGVTDSSGNTPPKVDSEISAQTTYPRQRAENLLLLLCCEDALHLYSFKSLKEGDRNPIQKVNLLKQCCWSATFKKDNKECGLIVLYQTGLIEIRSLSNFEVVGETSLMSILRWNFKTNMERTICSCDAAEIMLVNACEFASVSLMAYDDNFRNPDSLPCLHDKVLAAAADATIILSPAERKTQGAVSGILGGFMKGLHKGQVEQSVDIPDVSNNKYPHLESVFSNPPYLKPSPDTPNSENVLELNIDDLHIDEPLIISPLPGTTVQKDMKDKGRERERLFEGGSSDATPKPRTAEEIKAKYRKEDPAAAAARAKEKLAERGEKLSRLSDRTEELQSGAQDFASMAKELAKQMEKRKWWNI, from the exons ATTGTTTCTCCTAAGCAGTTGTCTTTTAAGAACTTGGAG TTCCTAATAAACCAAGGTTTTCTAGTCAGTATCACTTCTGAAAATGAGATTCAG GTTTGGGATTTGGAGCAAAGGCAACTAACTTCCGTTTTACGATGGGAATCCAATATAACTGCATTCTCAGTCATTTGTGGCTCAAGTTACAT GTATGTCGGGGATGAGTTTGGGATGGTGTATGTGTTAAAGTATGATTTGGAAGGCGCAAAACTCATTCAACTTCCATACTATGTCCCAACAGATGCAATATCAG AAGCATCTGGGACAGATTCTGCCGACAATCACTCTGTTGTTGGACTTCTCCCTCAACCTTCATCTCAAGGAAATAg GCTATTAATTGCATACAATGATGGATTGATCGTTCTCTGGGATGTTACTGAAGATAAAGTCATTCTAACTAAAGGCAACAAAGATCTTCAATTGAAGACTAAAACCATGGCTGATTTTCACAAAGGAATGGGCCATGGGCTTTCTGATAATATATCAGAATATGAACATGTAGAAAAAGAAATAAGCGCTCTGTGTTGGACATCAATGAGTGGATCAGTTCTTGCTGTTGGTTATGTTGATGGAGATATAATGTTGTGGAACCTATCAACTGCTGCTGCTGATGAGAAATCTGAAAAATCATCAAGTGATGTTGTTAAGTTGCAATTATCAACGGACGAAAGAAGACTTCCTGTTATTGTTTTGCATTGGTCTTCTGACAGTTCGCATAATGATTGTGGTGGTCAACTCTTTGTCTATGGCGGAGACGCAATTGGGTCTGAAGAAGTTCTAACG ATTTTGAGCATTGATTGGTCTTCGGGGTTAGGAGCTCTTAAGAGCACTGGGCGTATAGATCTTACTCTTAATGGTTCTTTTGCTGATATGGTTGTACTATCAAGTCATTGTGGGAGCAACACTAAAGGCGCTTTGGTACTGACAAACCCAGGACAGCTACACTTTTATGATGATGCTTGCTTTGCCTCCTTAATGTCTGAGCAGCACAAACAACAAAATTTTGTTTCTTCTATGCAATATCCTATGCTCATACCAGTTGTTGAACCGTACATGATTGTGGGAAAGCTGGGTTTGGTGCATAAAGATGGGAAGTTCTCAAAGGCACTCTCTAAG aaaatttTATCTGTGAAAGTTCAGGTGGTACATGCACAAAGAACTATGAATTGGCCTTTGACTGGTGGGATTCCGTGCCAACCCCTTGATGCAGAAAATTGTGAGGTTGAAAGAGTATATATAGCAGGTTACCAAGATGGATCTGTTAGAATATGGGATGCCACATGTCCAACCTTTTCACTTGTATATGTCATTGAACCTGAG gTGAAAGGTATTGATATTGTTGATGCAGGTGCACCTGTATCTGCTTTGGAATTTTGCTCATTCACTTTAAGTTTAGCTATCGGCAATGAAATTGGTATG GTTCGGCTGTGTAAGCTAGTGGGAAGTAAAACTGAAATGAGTTTGACATTtgtcaaagaaactgaaaaagaag TCCACACTTTGCACCAAGGAGATGGACCTCAGTGCACtgctattttttctttcttcacaTCTCCTATAAGCACATTAAAATTTGCAAACTTTGGAACCAGACTTGCTGTGGGATTTCATTGTGGCAAG GTGGCAATGCTTGATTTAAGTACGTTGTCAGTGTTATTTGTCACAGACAGCCTCTCAAATCCTGGCACACCTGTCAAGTTTATGGCTTTGAAATCATTATCAGATAGTATCAGCTTAAGGAGTAATCCAGAGGACATTGAATCAAAAGTCAAGGTGGATCATCCAAAATCAGAAGTTTTAATTATGACTAAGGATGCACATATTTTTTCTATAGATGATAGCACTGGGAGTGTAGTCTGCTCTCAATCATTACAACATCAAAAGGAGTTGACTGTAGTTTCTGTGCATCTCATAG AAGTTGAGAACTCAATTTTTGAAGTGTCAAATCACTCATCTGAAACTACTAAAAAGAATGAAACTAAAAGCGTACCTCACCAAGGTGTCACTGACTCGTCGGGAAATACTCCACCTAAAGTTGACTCTGAAATCTCTGCTCAGACCACCTACCCCAGGCAGAGAGCAGAGAATTTGCTTCTTCTGCTCTGTTGTGAGGATGCATTGCACTTGTACTCCTTTAAGTCTTTGAAAGAG GGCGATAGAAATCCTATTCAAAAAGTCAATCTTTTGAAACAATGTTGTTGGAGTGCTACCTTCAAGAAGGACAATAAAGAGTGTGGGCTTATTGTCCTGTATCAGACTGGACTAATTGAAATAAG GTCTTTGTCAAATTTTGAAGTGGTGGGAGAAACCTCTCTAATGTCAATTTTGAGATGGAACTTTAAGACTAACATGGAAAGGACAATATGTTCATGTGATGCTGCAGAGATTATGCTG GTAAATGCCTGTGAATTTGCTTCTGTTTCTCTTATGGCCTACGATGATAACTTCAG GAATCCAGACTCGTTGCCTTGCCTTCACGACAAAGTCCTTGCAGCTGCTGCAGATGCCACTATCATTTTGTCTCCTGCTGAGAGGAAGACACAG GGTGCTGTCTCTGGGATTTTAGGTGGTTTCATGAAGGGCCTCCACAAGGGTCAGGTGGAGCAAAGTGTGGATATTCCTGATGTTTCCAACAATAAATACCCACATTTAGAAAGCGTGTTTTCCAACCCCCCATACTTGAAACCTTCTCCAGACACCCCAAATAGCGAAAATGTTTTGGAGCTAAATATAG ATGACCTTCATATTGATGAACCTCTCATTATTTCACCTCTACCAGGGACGACGGTTCAGAAAGACATGAAAG ATAAAGGAAGGGAAAGGGAAAGATTATTTGAGGGCGGAAGTTCTGATGCAACACCTAAACCTAGAACAGCTGAAGAAATTAAGGCAAAATACAGGAAGGAG GATCCTGCTGCTGCAGCTGCACGTGCAAAGGAGAAGCTTGCGGAACGAGGGGAAAAACTCTCG AGGCTTAGCGACCGTACTGAAGAGCTGCAAAGCGGGGCTCAAGACTTTGCATCAATGGCAAAAGAACTTGCTAAACAAATGGAGAAACGAAAATGGTGGAACATATGA
- the LOC136225456 gene encoding uncharacterized protein isoform X1: MLSKFFQKNTQQPPSPSAKVGEENDAKGILRPKDINPRVDVHYGIPSSASILAFDPIQSLLAVGTMDGRIKVIGGDNVEGLIVSPKQLSFKNLEFLINQGFLVSITSENEIQVWDLEQRQLTSVLRWESNITAFSVICGSSYMYVGDEFGMVYVLKYDLEGAKLIQLPYYVPTDAISEASGTDSADNHSVVGLLPQPSSQGNRLLIAYNDGLIVLWDVTEDKVILTKGNKDLQLKTKTMADFHKGMGHGLSDNISEYEHVEKEISALCWTSMSGSVLAVGYVDGDIMLWNLSTAAADEKSEKSSSDVVKLQLSTDERRLPVIVLHWSSDSSHNDCGGQLFVYGGDAIGSEEVLTILSIDWSSGLGALKSTGRIDLTLNGSFADMVVLSSHCGSNTKGALVLTNPGQLHFYDDACFASLMSEQHKQQNFVSSMQYPMLIPVVEPYMIVGKLGLVHKDGKFSKALSKKILSVKVQVVHAQRTMNWPLTGGIPCQPLDAENCEVERVYIAGYQDGSVRIWDATCPTFSLVYVIEPEVKGIDIVDAGAPVSALEFCSFTLSLAIGNEIGMVRLCKLVGSKTEMSLTFVKETEKEVHTLHQGDGPQCTAIFSFFTSPISTLKFANFGTRLAVGFHCGKVAMLDLSTLSVLFVTDSLSNPGTPVKFMALKSLSDSISLRSNPEDIESKVKVDHPKSEVLIMTKDAHIFSIDDSTGSVVCSQSLQHQKELTVVSVHLIEVENSIFEVSNHSSETTKKNETKSVPHQGVTDSSGNTPPKVDSEISAQTTYPRQRAENLLLLLCCEDALHLYSFKSLKEGDRNPIQKVNLLKQCCWSATFKKDNKECGLIVLYQTGLIEIRSLSNFEVVGETSLMSILRWNFKTNMERTICSCDAAEIMLVNACEFASVSLMAYDDNFRNPDSLPCLHDKVLAAAADATIILSPAERKTQVEGAVSGILGGFMKGLHKGQVEQSVDIPDVSNNKYPHLESVFSNPPYLKPSPDTPNSENVLELNIDDLHIDEPLIISPLPGTTVQKDMKDKGRERERLFEGGSSDATPKPRTAEEIKAKYRKEDPAAAAARAKEKLAERGEKLSRLSDRTEELQSGAQDFASMAKELAKQMEKRKWWNI; encoded by the exons ATTGTTTCTCCTAAGCAGTTGTCTTTTAAGAACTTGGAG TTCCTAATAAACCAAGGTTTTCTAGTCAGTATCACTTCTGAAAATGAGATTCAG GTTTGGGATTTGGAGCAAAGGCAACTAACTTCCGTTTTACGATGGGAATCCAATATAACTGCATTCTCAGTCATTTGTGGCTCAAGTTACAT GTATGTCGGGGATGAGTTTGGGATGGTGTATGTGTTAAAGTATGATTTGGAAGGCGCAAAACTCATTCAACTTCCATACTATGTCCCAACAGATGCAATATCAG AAGCATCTGGGACAGATTCTGCCGACAATCACTCTGTTGTTGGACTTCTCCCTCAACCTTCATCTCAAGGAAATAg GCTATTAATTGCATACAATGATGGATTGATCGTTCTCTGGGATGTTACTGAAGATAAAGTCATTCTAACTAAAGGCAACAAAGATCTTCAATTGAAGACTAAAACCATGGCTGATTTTCACAAAGGAATGGGCCATGGGCTTTCTGATAATATATCAGAATATGAACATGTAGAAAAAGAAATAAGCGCTCTGTGTTGGACATCAATGAGTGGATCAGTTCTTGCTGTTGGTTATGTTGATGGAGATATAATGTTGTGGAACCTATCAACTGCTGCTGCTGATGAGAAATCTGAAAAATCATCAAGTGATGTTGTTAAGTTGCAATTATCAACGGACGAAAGAAGACTTCCTGTTATTGTTTTGCATTGGTCTTCTGACAGTTCGCATAATGATTGTGGTGGTCAACTCTTTGTCTATGGCGGAGACGCAATTGGGTCTGAAGAAGTTCTAACG ATTTTGAGCATTGATTGGTCTTCGGGGTTAGGAGCTCTTAAGAGCACTGGGCGTATAGATCTTACTCTTAATGGTTCTTTTGCTGATATGGTTGTACTATCAAGTCATTGTGGGAGCAACACTAAAGGCGCTTTGGTACTGACAAACCCAGGACAGCTACACTTTTATGATGATGCTTGCTTTGCCTCCTTAATGTCTGAGCAGCACAAACAACAAAATTTTGTTTCTTCTATGCAATATCCTATGCTCATACCAGTTGTTGAACCGTACATGATTGTGGGAAAGCTGGGTTTGGTGCATAAAGATGGGAAGTTCTCAAAGGCACTCTCTAAG aaaatttTATCTGTGAAAGTTCAGGTGGTACATGCACAAAGAACTATGAATTGGCCTTTGACTGGTGGGATTCCGTGCCAACCCCTTGATGCAGAAAATTGTGAGGTTGAAAGAGTATATATAGCAGGTTACCAAGATGGATCTGTTAGAATATGGGATGCCACATGTCCAACCTTTTCACTTGTATATGTCATTGAACCTGAG gTGAAAGGTATTGATATTGTTGATGCAGGTGCACCTGTATCTGCTTTGGAATTTTGCTCATTCACTTTAAGTTTAGCTATCGGCAATGAAATTGGTATG GTTCGGCTGTGTAAGCTAGTGGGAAGTAAAACTGAAATGAGTTTGACATTtgtcaaagaaactgaaaaagaag TCCACACTTTGCACCAAGGAGATGGACCTCAGTGCACtgctattttttctttcttcacaTCTCCTATAAGCACATTAAAATTTGCAAACTTTGGAACCAGACTTGCTGTGGGATTTCATTGTGGCAAG GTGGCAATGCTTGATTTAAGTACGTTGTCAGTGTTATTTGTCACAGACAGCCTCTCAAATCCTGGCACACCTGTCAAGTTTATGGCTTTGAAATCATTATCAGATAGTATCAGCTTAAGGAGTAATCCAGAGGACATTGAATCAAAAGTCAAGGTGGATCATCCAAAATCAGAAGTTTTAATTATGACTAAGGATGCACATATTTTTTCTATAGATGATAGCACTGGGAGTGTAGTCTGCTCTCAATCATTACAACATCAAAAGGAGTTGACTGTAGTTTCTGTGCATCTCATAG AAGTTGAGAACTCAATTTTTGAAGTGTCAAATCACTCATCTGAAACTACTAAAAAGAATGAAACTAAAAGCGTACCTCACCAAGGTGTCACTGACTCGTCGGGAAATACTCCACCTAAAGTTGACTCTGAAATCTCTGCTCAGACCACCTACCCCAGGCAGAGAGCAGAGAATTTGCTTCTTCTGCTCTGTTGTGAGGATGCATTGCACTTGTACTCCTTTAAGTCTTTGAAAGAG GGCGATAGAAATCCTATTCAAAAAGTCAATCTTTTGAAACAATGTTGTTGGAGTGCTACCTTCAAGAAGGACAATAAAGAGTGTGGGCTTATTGTCCTGTATCAGACTGGACTAATTGAAATAAG GTCTTTGTCAAATTTTGAAGTGGTGGGAGAAACCTCTCTAATGTCAATTTTGAGATGGAACTTTAAGACTAACATGGAAAGGACAATATGTTCATGTGATGCTGCAGAGATTATGCTG GTAAATGCCTGTGAATTTGCTTCTGTTTCTCTTATGGCCTACGATGATAACTTCAG GAATCCAGACTCGTTGCCTTGCCTTCACGACAAAGTCCTTGCAGCTGCTGCAGATGCCACTATCATTTTGTCTCCTGCTGAGAGGAAGACACAGGTTGAA GGTGCTGTCTCTGGGATTTTAGGTGGTTTCATGAAGGGCCTCCACAAGGGTCAGGTGGAGCAAAGTGTGGATATTCCTGATGTTTCCAACAATAAATACCCACATTTAGAAAGCGTGTTTTCCAACCCCCCATACTTGAAACCTTCTCCAGACACCCCAAATAGCGAAAATGTTTTGGAGCTAAATATAG ATGACCTTCATATTGATGAACCTCTCATTATTTCACCTCTACCAGGGACGACGGTTCAGAAAGACATGAAAG ATAAAGGAAGGGAAAGGGAAAGATTATTTGAGGGCGGAAGTTCTGATGCAACACCTAAACCTAGAACAGCTGAAGAAATTAAGGCAAAATACAGGAAGGAG GATCCTGCTGCTGCAGCTGCACGTGCAAAGGAGAAGCTTGCGGAACGAGGGGAAAAACTCTCG AGGCTTAGCGACCGTACTGAAGAGCTGCAAAGCGGGGCTCAAGACTTTGCATCAATGGCAAAAGAACTTGCTAAACAAATGGAGAAACGAAAATGGTGGAACATATGA
- the LOC136225456 gene encoding uncharacterized protein isoform X3, with amino-acid sequence MLSKFFQKNTQQPPSPSAKVGEENDAKGILRPKDINPRVDVHYGIPSSASILAFDPIQSLLAVGTMDGRIKVIGGDNVEGLIVSPKQLSFKNLEFLINQGFLVSITSENEIQVWDLEQRQLTSVLRWESNITAFSVICGSSYMYVGDEFGMVYVLKYDLEGAKLIQLPYYVPTDAISEASGTDSADNHSVVGLLPQPSSQGNRLLIAYNDGLIVLWDVTEDKVILTKGNKDLQLKTKTMADFHKGMGHGLSDNISEYEHVEKEISALCWTSMSGSVLAVGYVDGDIMLWNLSTAAADEKSEKSSSDVVKLQLSTDERRLPVIVLHWSSDSSHNDCGGQLFVYGGDAIGSEEVLTILSIDWSSGLGALKSTGRIDLTLNGSFADMVVLSSHCGSNTKGALVLTNPGQLHFYDDACFASLMSEQHKQQNFVSSMQYPMLIPVVEPYMIVGKLGLVHKDGKFSKALSKVVHAQRTMNWPLTGGIPCQPLDAENCEVERVYIAGYQDGSVRIWDATCPTFSLVYVIEPEVKGIDIVDAGAPVSALEFCSFTLSLAIGNEIGMVRLCKLVGSKTEMSLTFVKETEKEVHTLHQGDGPQCTAIFSFFTSPISTLKFANFGTRLAVGFHCGKVAMLDLSTLSVLFVTDSLSNPGTPVKFMALKSLSDSISLRSNPEDIESKVKVDHPKSEVLIMTKDAHIFSIDDSTGSVVCSQSLQHQKELTVVSVHLIEVENSIFEVSNHSSETTKKNETKSVPHQGVTDSSGNTPPKVDSEISAQTTYPRQRAENLLLLLCCEDALHLYSFKSLKEGDRNPIQKVNLLKQCCWSATFKKDNKECGLIVLYQTGLIEIRSLSNFEVVGETSLMSILRWNFKTNMERTICSCDAAEIMLVNACEFASVSLMAYDDNFRNPDSLPCLHDKVLAAAADATIILSPAERKTQVEGAVSGILGGFMKGLHKGQVEQSVDIPDVSNNKYPHLESVFSNPPYLKPSPDTPNSENVLELNIDDLHIDEPLIISPLPGTTVQKDMKDKGRERERLFEGGSSDATPKPRTAEEIKAKYRKEDPAAAAARAKEKLAERGEKLSRLSDRTEELQSGAQDFASMAKELAKQMEKRKWWNI; translated from the exons ATTGTTTCTCCTAAGCAGTTGTCTTTTAAGAACTTGGAG TTCCTAATAAACCAAGGTTTTCTAGTCAGTATCACTTCTGAAAATGAGATTCAG GTTTGGGATTTGGAGCAAAGGCAACTAACTTCCGTTTTACGATGGGAATCCAATATAACTGCATTCTCAGTCATTTGTGGCTCAAGTTACAT GTATGTCGGGGATGAGTTTGGGATGGTGTATGTGTTAAAGTATGATTTGGAAGGCGCAAAACTCATTCAACTTCCATACTATGTCCCAACAGATGCAATATCAG AAGCATCTGGGACAGATTCTGCCGACAATCACTCTGTTGTTGGACTTCTCCCTCAACCTTCATCTCAAGGAAATAg GCTATTAATTGCATACAATGATGGATTGATCGTTCTCTGGGATGTTACTGAAGATAAAGTCATTCTAACTAAAGGCAACAAAGATCTTCAATTGAAGACTAAAACCATGGCTGATTTTCACAAAGGAATGGGCCATGGGCTTTCTGATAATATATCAGAATATGAACATGTAGAAAAAGAAATAAGCGCTCTGTGTTGGACATCAATGAGTGGATCAGTTCTTGCTGTTGGTTATGTTGATGGAGATATAATGTTGTGGAACCTATCAACTGCTGCTGCTGATGAGAAATCTGAAAAATCATCAAGTGATGTTGTTAAGTTGCAATTATCAACGGACGAAAGAAGACTTCCTGTTATTGTTTTGCATTGGTCTTCTGACAGTTCGCATAATGATTGTGGTGGTCAACTCTTTGTCTATGGCGGAGACGCAATTGGGTCTGAAGAAGTTCTAACG ATTTTGAGCATTGATTGGTCTTCGGGGTTAGGAGCTCTTAAGAGCACTGGGCGTATAGATCTTACTCTTAATGGTTCTTTTGCTGATATGGTTGTACTATCAAGTCATTGTGGGAGCAACACTAAAGGCGCTTTGGTACTGACAAACCCAGGACAGCTACACTTTTATGATGATGCTTGCTTTGCCTCCTTAATGTCTGAGCAGCACAAACAACAAAATTTTGTTTCTTCTATGCAATATCCTATGCTCATACCAGTTGTTGAACCGTACATGATTGTGGGAAAGCTGGGTTTGGTGCATAAAGATGGGAAGTTCTCAAAGGCACTCTCTAAG GTGGTACATGCACAAAGAACTATGAATTGGCCTTTGACTGGTGGGATTCCGTGCCAACCCCTTGATGCAGAAAATTGTGAGGTTGAAAGAGTATATATAGCAGGTTACCAAGATGGATCTGTTAGAATATGGGATGCCACATGTCCAACCTTTTCACTTGTATATGTCATTGAACCTGAG gTGAAAGGTATTGATATTGTTGATGCAGGTGCACCTGTATCTGCTTTGGAATTTTGCTCATTCACTTTAAGTTTAGCTATCGGCAATGAAATTGGTATG GTTCGGCTGTGTAAGCTAGTGGGAAGTAAAACTGAAATGAGTTTGACATTtgtcaaagaaactgaaaaagaag TCCACACTTTGCACCAAGGAGATGGACCTCAGTGCACtgctattttttctttcttcacaTCTCCTATAAGCACATTAAAATTTGCAAACTTTGGAACCAGACTTGCTGTGGGATTTCATTGTGGCAAG GTGGCAATGCTTGATTTAAGTACGTTGTCAGTGTTATTTGTCACAGACAGCCTCTCAAATCCTGGCACACCTGTCAAGTTTATGGCTTTGAAATCATTATCAGATAGTATCAGCTTAAGGAGTAATCCAGAGGACATTGAATCAAAAGTCAAGGTGGATCATCCAAAATCAGAAGTTTTAATTATGACTAAGGATGCACATATTTTTTCTATAGATGATAGCACTGGGAGTGTAGTCTGCTCTCAATCATTACAACATCAAAAGGAGTTGACTGTAGTTTCTGTGCATCTCATAG AAGTTGAGAACTCAATTTTTGAAGTGTCAAATCACTCATCTGAAACTACTAAAAAGAATGAAACTAAAAGCGTACCTCACCAAGGTGTCACTGACTCGTCGGGAAATACTCCACCTAAAGTTGACTCTGAAATCTCTGCTCAGACCACCTACCCCAGGCAGAGAGCAGAGAATTTGCTTCTTCTGCTCTGTTGTGAGGATGCATTGCACTTGTACTCCTTTAAGTCTTTGAAAGAG GGCGATAGAAATCCTATTCAAAAAGTCAATCTTTTGAAACAATGTTGTTGGAGTGCTACCTTCAAGAAGGACAATAAAGAGTGTGGGCTTATTGTCCTGTATCAGACTGGACTAATTGAAATAAG GTCTTTGTCAAATTTTGAAGTGGTGGGAGAAACCTCTCTAATGTCAATTTTGAGATGGAACTTTAAGACTAACATGGAAAGGACAATATGTTCATGTGATGCTGCAGAGATTATGCTG GTAAATGCCTGTGAATTTGCTTCTGTTTCTCTTATGGCCTACGATGATAACTTCAG GAATCCAGACTCGTTGCCTTGCCTTCACGACAAAGTCCTTGCAGCTGCTGCAGATGCCACTATCATTTTGTCTCCTGCTGAGAGGAAGACACAGGTTGAA GGTGCTGTCTCTGGGATTTTAGGTGGTTTCATGAAGGGCCTCCACAAGGGTCAGGTGGAGCAAAGTGTGGATATTCCTGATGTTTCCAACAATAAATACCCACATTTAGAAAGCGTGTTTTCCAACCCCCCATACTTGAAACCTTCTCCAGACACCCCAAATAGCGAAAATGTTTTGGAGCTAAATATAG ATGACCTTCATATTGATGAACCTCTCATTATTTCACCTCTACCAGGGACGACGGTTCAGAAAGACATGAAAG ATAAAGGAAGGGAAAGGGAAAGATTATTTGAGGGCGGAAGTTCTGATGCAACACCTAAACCTAGAACAGCTGAAGAAATTAAGGCAAAATACAGGAAGGAG GATCCTGCTGCTGCAGCTGCACGTGCAAAGGAGAAGCTTGCGGAACGAGGGGAAAAACTCTCG AGGCTTAGCGACCGTACTGAAGAGCTGCAAAGCGGGGCTCAAGACTTTGCATCAATGGCAAAAGAACTTGCTAAACAAATGGAGAAACGAAAATGGTGGAACATATGA